ACCTCGTCCAACCCCAGCAACGTCTGCACTTCGCTGGCTGCAACAAGATGGCCGTGGTGGATCGGGTCGAAGGTCCCACCCATCACGCCGAGGCGGATGGTCAGTGCCCGCTCTTACGGCCCGACTGGGGACGCGGCTTGGCGGCGGTGTTACGGAAGGACCACAGCAGCGCCAGCAACGCCAGGAAAACACCGAACGCGATAACACCGTAGAAGACGTGCGGCATAGGCAGTGAGTTCTCGCGAAGCGGGGGCACCGAATTGTCCGCCACAAAAGAGACGAGCGAGGATTTCATACACCGAATGTTAGCCGGTGTCAGGACCGTCGACAGACCCCCCGTGTCAGTGGCGAATTTGGCCGTCGCCCTGAACGACCCATTTGGTGCTCGTCAGCTCCTGCAGAGCCATCGGACCGCGTGCATGTAACTTTTGGGTGGAGATACCGATCTCGGCTCCGAACCCGAACTCTGCGCCGTCGGTGAATCTGCTGGATGCGTTCACCATGACAACTGCAGCATCCACCCGGGCAACGAATTGACCTGCGCTGGAGCGGTCCTCAGTGACGATCACCTCGGTGTGCCCGGTGCCGTAACGATCGATGTGCTCGATGGCGGCAGCGAGCGAATCCACCACTCCGACGCTCATCTCCAGCCCGTGGAACTCCGCGGCCCAGGCCTGCTCCGTCACCGGCCGATGCGGCAGACCGAGCTGCACTGCATACGTCGTGGCGCGCTCGTCGAGATCGAGCACCACCCCCGCGTCGTGCAGCTCGCTCAGCAACGCCGGCAGTACCGCGTCGGCAAGGTCGCGGTGGACCAGCAGGGACTCGGCGGCGTTGCAGACACTGGGACGCTGTGTCTTGGCATTCACGGCGATGGCGCGGGCCATGACCGGGTCGGCTGCTGCGTCCAGGTAGATATGGCAGTTCCCGATCCCCGTTTCGATCACCGGCACGGTCGCGCCGAGCACCACCGTCTGGATCAGGTCCGCTCCGCCGCGTGGGATCACCAGATCCACCAGCCCGCGTGCGGTGATCAGGGCGCGAACCTCGTCACGCTCACCGCACAGGAGTTGGACCGCGTCAGCAGGAAGGTGGCATCGCTGCAGTGCTGCGCGCAGGGTGTCGACCAGGGCTGCGTTGCTGGCGGCCGCCGCCGAACCTCCGCGCAGGATCATCGCATTGCCGCTCTTCAGCCCCAATCCAGCTGCATCGACCGTTACATTGGGCCTGGCCTCGTAGATCATCCCGATCACACCCATCGGGACGCGCACCT
This portion of the Dermatophilaceae bacterium Sec6.4 genome encodes:
- a CDS encoding glutamate-5-semialdehyde dehydrogenase encodes the protein MTTPELLPVDDRVRAVARRSRVAARQLALLTRAEKDAALVALADAVAEATDAIVVANGSDLQRAADSGMPLSLQDRLRLTPERVADIAQALRDLAGLADPVGEVVRGSTLANGLQVSQVRVPMGVIGMIYEARPNVTVDAAGLGLKSGNAMILRGGSAAAASNAALVDTLRAALQRCHLPADAVQLLCGERDEVRALITARGLVDLVIPRGGADLIQTVVLGATVPVIETGIGNCHIYLDAAADPVMARAIAVNAKTQRPSVCNAAESLLVHRDLADAVLPALLSELHDAGVVLDLDERATTYAVQLGLPHRPVTEQAWAAEFHGLEMSVGVVDSLAAAIEHIDRYGTGHTEVIVTEDRSSAGQFVARVDAAVVMVNASSRFTDGAEFGFGAEIGISTQKLHARGPMALQELTSTKWVVQGDGQIRH